From Dreissena polymorpha isolate Duluth1 chromosome 15, UMN_Dpol_1.0, whole genome shotgun sequence, a single genomic window includes:
- the LOC127860788 gene encoding collagen alpha-3(VI) chain-like: MEEVMYRATYFESLITYLFACMLKELRSFVDGHHEYEMTCAPSEHCDGGSGLSIAFGRRELESRDLSVSCCTTDNCNYPAGAATPPTVSAGTVTGCPKDIVFLVDEGSRDLHSHHNDILLGIATVVSSIPVGASQNHVALVAYSNQVSPKFDLDDHTNQASLLQSLKSSDILVGKNMGSDATMAIEYLVHNTFTPSRGDRSQFINTVVIITDSDSAPLSRIMFLDHAVLASKSRDVLVVSVGPSMGSNAIEELGDSVVHINNSPNLSSDLAAQILAFLKHC, translated from the exons ATGGAAGAAGTGATGTATCGAGCAACATATTTTGAAAGTTTGATCACGTACCTGTTT GCTTGCATGCTCAAGGAACTCAGATCGTTCGTTGACGGCCATCACGAGTACGAGATGACGTGCGCTCCATCTGAG CACTGTGATGGTGGATCCGGATTGTCTATCGCATTTGGGAGACGAGAGTTAGAGTCACGTGATTTATCGGTCTCGTGCTGTACAACCGACAACTGCAATTATCCCGCCGGTGCGGCAACACCTCCAACTGTATCAG CAGGTACAGTGACCGGCTGCCCCAAGGACATCGTGTTCCTGGTAGACGAAGGTTCCCGTGACCTACATTCACATCACAACGACATCCTGCTGGGGATTGCCACTGTTGTCAGCTCCATACCGGTCGGCGCGAGCCAGAACCATGTAGCTTTGGTTGCGTACAGTAACCAGGTGAGCCCCAAGTTTGACCTGGACGATCACACCAACCAGGCCAGCCTGCTGCAGAGTCTTAAGAGCAGCGACATCCTCGTTGGTAAAAATATGGGGTCCGACGCAACCATGGCCATTGAGTACCTTGTGCACAACACGTTTACCCCATCTCGAGGCGACCGCTCACAGTTTATTAACACCGTTGTTATCATTACCGATTCCGACAGCGCGCCACTTTCCAGGATCATGTTCTTGGACCACGCCGTGTTGGCAAGCAAGAGCAGAGACGTTCTGGTGGTGAGCGTGGGACCTTCAATGGGGTCAAACGCCATCGAGGAGCTCGGGGATTCCGTCGTGCACATCAATAACTCCCCCAACCTCTCATCGGACCTGGCCGCTCAAATCCTCGCCTTCTTGAAACATTGCTGA